The Glycine max cultivar Williams 82 chromosome 3, Glycine_max_v4.0, whole genome shotgun sequence sequence cTATTGCAAATacaaattgttttcatttcttgtgATATGTCCAAGTGAAAATTGGATGATGGGTTTCAACACAAGTCGGCCCAACTTGAAATAAACGTACGCAACATGTGAATAAGGTGCATTCAGACTaagtcattttaattaatttttaattatttttattaattgaaaattttattggattgttttgtaaataaatttttaaggtaatttttaatatttttttagtaatttttagtgttttttaaacattacttgaaataatattttttaaaatatctatttctaattttttatagtttatttattttttatccttaaaatatttattcaattttttttattatccctttttaatatgttattttacatttttgaactatttcaataactaattttacttaacacttataatttaataagttaattttttactaccaactaatttttcaacttcCAGTTTTACTAAACATAGCATTAGgattatattataaacaaagataaaaataaagagtaGAGCCATGAGATTGAAGTGAAgatgaaatttcaaaagttAGAATGATTTGGAGGTGAAGAAGTTTAATTAAGGGCATTTTTTAGGGATTGAGAAGTTAGGTACATGGAGTTGAGAGCTAGATGTATAACATATACAACACTAATGAATGTATATGTGTTTGCATACATGTTTGTTCAAGTTATACATGTATCAATATTTCTTCTATTCTCTTTTATATCTCACTTTAAGGTTATTCTTGCATGtctatttaaaattcatttgtttAAGCACATAGACACAATAcacaaaagataaattaaaataaaaattagtttttattactttatttattcattattgtataattcattctTAACACAATATATAATTGGTTTATCAACTAGGTAATATAGTTAGCAAAACCATTAAAACAAATCATATATTATGTTGCACTAACATCTAAACAAAATcttatttcatataattttgtaacactatttttgaatttcactgacaaaaaatttcaaatcatgATGAATGATTCCATGTAATGCTTTGTTGATGGGGTCTTTATCATAACTTGTCGTTCATCCTCCACCTTTGATGGCTTAGATGAAGTCATATTCTCTTGCCCCTTATTCAAATTTGTGGGTTCaactattttattcatttagaTTCTTCATGATGATTCCCCTTTGTAGGCTCTTTCCTTCAACATTAATGTAAATCATATCGTAGACCTTCATTGACTCTTTCAATTTATTATCATATGATTGCACAATATTACCTCTACCTCTTAACTCATTTGGGGCATCACTCCCATTAAGAacgtggtattttttttttctcaatatgaAAGCAATTCATATTATAAACAAAACGATGGTCCATGCAATCTGTTACCAATTTTGTCACTAATacatttcctttctttctcaATTTAACGCTCATGTCTTTATTTTGTAACTGTTTTCTCGTGAAAATTCAAGAACCaaaatttgtttcctttttatcatttgaatttaaaGAATTATCCATAAAATCAAGTGGTTAGATATGTTGGAGTATAAGTGTGAGGTAAAATCTCAATAGAAGTGAAAAAGTtaagcaccatataagtgagagGAAGACTCATAAACTTAAGCCTTAAGATTTTGGGTTAAAGTGTAATGTCAAATTCTCTTATGTGGTTGCTTATGGTATCAGAGCCCGGTTCGACTTGGTGACCGATTGCAATGCAACCTTGGTCACCTCGTTAATACTTATAAAAGAGAGAGGATTCTATCTTTGCACAACAAGATTGTGATTTACTATCATCCATGGATGGACATGCTTATGCTTTGAGAAAAAAACCATCACATGATAATTCTTTGACATATCAATGATTTGTATTGTTATAGCTTTAGcccattttttcataaatttattttttaggatcTCAAAGCTTACCCTTCCCTATGCCAAGCACTACTCCATTCATTAAATTCTTTATCCctaatactattatttaatgGCATGGGTTGAACACCTCTTCCTTTTCttcataaattttgttttcaaacatcTCGTCATTTGAAATATCCTCCCTTCAAAGAAAACATAATCATCCTCGTTTGGAACATCCAACAACACCTCCTTATAAGAATTACTCTCTCCTTTTcatttggattttctttttactGCAATCCAACAAATCCTTTACCTCATGGGAAGCCTTACAAGAAACCTTAATAGAGGACTCCATATGAAAGCAACACAAATAATAATGATCACCTTTGAAAACTTAActcttatttttaaactaaattttatagaGATTATTTGGTATATAAAGataaatgaaatagaaacaataattataCATTTGAAGGGTGTATTTTATGAATCAGCaaaatcattaaaagaaaataaataattttcaatttagtttaatttttaattattactagatTACGTCgatttgtaaatataataataataataattcatccAGGTCTTTGTAAATGTATCATGAAaccctacaaataaaaaaaatttatcgtaAGATGAAATTGAatagattttaagaaaatggaCACGGTAAAATGTAAGGTTTCATGGTCTAGTGGTTAGGACGTTGCTCTGAATCCAGTAACTCGAGTTCAAATGTTGGTGGGAACcctatttttatataatgtttCAGTTTCAGACAAAGTCACACAACACATGCCACGGGATATTGAGCCTCAACAAAAGTACAAAACCATGTTCTCGAATAAAAGGTGTTTCCCCCCTCATTCTGTGCAACGTGGCATACACATATACATTGgggtttttcattgtttttttttgcaatggAAGCGGAAACTCGACGGAAAGTGGAGGAGATGGTGTTGGATATTCTGAAGAAATCCAATATTAAAGAAGCCACTGAGTTCACCATCCGAGTCGCTGCCTCCGAGCGTCTCGGCATCGACCTCTCCGACACCGCCAGTAAGCACTTCGTGAGATCCGTCGTCGAGTCTTTTCTTCTCTCCGTCGCGGCCAATGAAAAGTCCAAAGACgcagagaagaagaaggagaacgAAGATATTGCCGCCAAAAACGACGACGTAGCGAAGAAGGAAGATGTCGTTGTGGCCAACGAAGAAGAGTCCCGAGAGACAGAGGTGCTGCCCAAACTGAAGAGGGATGATCCCGAACGCGTTATTTGCCACGTAATCTCTCCTTCCTATTCAATTCTCAACGGAGTAAAAGCCCTAGAACATACATGTCTTGTTTCATTAGTTTTGGAATTTTGGAATTGAAAGCTGGACCCtaaataacatgttttgtttcaTTAGGTTTAATATTCACTTAATTGATCAAGAGAATGACTCCAATGTGTGAACTGCATTTGCTgatgtatttttatgttttcaaatgtTGCATTTCACTTTGACTGAGTAGATATTGCTTGCTTGATCTAGCTGTCCAACAGGAGGAACGTGGCGGTGAAAGATTTCAAAGGGACAACCCTGGTCTCAATTAGGGAGTTCTATATGAAAGATGGAAAACCACTTCCTGGTTCGAAAGGTAATTACATGATTGCTTTGCTATTACGAATTCGCTGCTTCCTGCTTTTTTTACTGTAAATGTTGCTGGAATTTGCTCACATGAACTATGCCCCCTGACATTATTAGACATAGTTGatatcttatttttcttctacttATTTGAGTGCATGAATTCCCTTAACACTCAttgatgagtatttttttagggattatatatatatatgacctaGAATGTCTTTAGTTGagttacatttttaattatgtgtTTGAATGCCCAGTGGTCTATGATAAGGTTGTTTCATTATAGCGTGATGATCTCTGTCATTGTGTCTTGCTAGCTTCGGGGAGATACTAGTGTGGCTATTGTTGAGGAAAATATGACAGAAAATCAATTACAGTGAGTTTGGTAGCATAGAAACAGTTGGGGGGTGGTGGATGGGGGTGGGGAGGAGCAGGGAAGGCTGACAAATAGCTTGGAGATTGGAAATTCGGGTCATTTGGCAGCGTTGAAATGAGGAGGAAGAGAAGTAAAAAGGTGTGGCACACCTTTTTATTTCTCCACAAAAGTGCGCAGAAATGAACAGTAGTATGCATTTATTGcccaaaataattgattatcattAGTGCCAAATATCGCTTTTTCGTATGTAACCAATTTTGGATATCCgacaattgattatttttaaatcaataatcAATTAAGCCTTGCACACTTCTTCAGTCGATTAAGCACTGCACAcacaaatacttcaattgattTTCCTGTCAAGCACAATCGATTGCAAGAGTTTGCAAATcagttgttttaatttaacaatttttttattctttttcttatttctttcttccctaTTTCTTAAGGACCAAACACCCCTATTTCTCACCTATTTCCATTCACTATTTCTTTCATCCTATTTCCATGGTAGTGATTGCCATGATTCTGCAGGTCTATTATGGCTGGGCGAGTACTTTCACAtgcagaatttgaaatttctgaaCTCGGTAGAAGCGCTGCGCAAGTGGAATTGCGCGTTTCTGTTTGGCGGGTCAGTTTTCCTCCTCCTTTTGGGCTTCTAAAAGCCTAAGATAAAACCAAAGCCCCAAAACCAACTCTTCTATAACTAAATCCCAAATTGTGAAAACACACCCTATCTATTTATTCTCAACTTCGCGCAAACACTCCCTTAAACTCTGCTGCCCAAACCACCACAACCAGAGCCCTCCTCTGCTGTGTCAGATTTCTTCTCCCCCACGTGTGAGGTCAACTCTTGTTCCTTTGCAGGTGTGTTTGTGCAGTTCTCTCCCTATTTTCTGTGAGCCACTGCTCTGTTTCAGGCAATCCGTGGTTTTGGCATTATGACCTGCTTGTTTCTGTGATTGAAATTTGTAGATGGCAAACCCAACCCCTTCTGCTACTCCCTCATTTGGTGTTCATGTCTTGTGGTTTGTACTAGGAGTAGAAACTAAGCACTAGGacagtattttaagtttttttgtttcattataaTGCCCCTTTTCATTTAGTGAATCCTTGTttttatcaaattcaaaatgttGCGGAGACGGGATTTGAACCCATGACCTCAAGAATTTGACCAGATTTTAGGTGTGGATTTTGTTTATCATTTATGAATTCTATATGGAGTTTTAGTGATTGACTTTCTTATGCTTATGGATCTGTTGTGATTGATCCATGATAAGTCTAACGGCGAGTTTTACGTTGGCTGCCAAGGGCCTAACACAACCATCTTCCTTAACCCTCCTCCTCATTATATATGCTTATGGATCTATGATtatgaatttatgcttaattaagtatttgatgtgtattataatgtttttttttcctctcataTATACTATGTTAAATGCATATATAAGAATTtataaacatattaattttataaatcttgTAGAATACGCTGGGTTATGATTCCACGATTTACAATTTTGTGACTCCTTCTTGAGTCTGAATGGAATCTCAAGTTTGACTACCATGCCTATTTATATTCAGCATATTTCTCTCCTATTTCTTTCCTTCctaccaaacacactcttaaggTGATTTCGACATGTGTAAAAAAGGTCACTAGACGCAAGGCGAGGAGGgtaaatcacatttttttagcCTTGTGAAAAGTGGTAGAGGGATGCCAAGAATtacattaaaagaaattattttgaaGGATCTCATGATCAATTATATCCTtgagaattttgtttttaatcaagTCCAACGATATCACGTGATTCATGTAACTAAACTCATCTAATGGGAAAAAGCTATTGTTGTTGTGTCGGGCTAGCTGCTACATGAATAAAATAGTATTGGAGTTGAGGTCCCTGAATTTGTCTCCATATATATGTGGCTCTGTTTTGCTGAGAACTTGATTATTCTGAATTTTGAAACTAAACATGTCCCTTTCCTGTACTACTTATTTTAGGGATAAGTTTATCTTCGGAACAATGGTCGACCTTCAAGAAGAGTGTTCCTGCCATAGAGGAAGCTAtcaaaaagatggaagaaaggATAGGGTGAGTATTCAATGTTGACACATGAGCTATTATGTAATAACATGAAAATTTATGGCTTCCAAATGATATTGATCACCAAATTGTCAAAATGTGGTGGTGAAGAAATTGCTGAGTGCATATGTGCAGAATGCTTATTTTTGGTTCTATTCTCCTGGTGTGTTGATTGTTTACTAACTGCGAATTATATGATATTCTTTGTTGTAGTTTAGTTGGAGAAATTTCTGTATTCTTCTGAATATTTGCTGACTTTTTTGGCTGAAAAGAAAACATGTTGCTAGGTATTTGATTATGCATATAAGTGCATGGTAAAAATTGCTTTTGAACAGCAGTGAAAACATTTATTCATAGACTATTCTAACCTAGAACATGTAATCAACACTATGTAGATCGGAGCCTAATGGTAAGCAAAATGGAGATGTGTCAAATTCAGTTGTTGATGTTGCTTATCTTGAGCCTAATAGTAAGCAAaagggagatgcatcaaattcagttgttgatgttgctactCTTGAGCCTCATGGTAAGCAAaatggagatgcatcaaattcaGTTGTTGATGTTGCTCCTCTTGAGCCTCATGGTAAGCAAAATGGAGATGCATCAAACTCAGTTGTTGATGTTGCTCCTCTTGAGCCTGTCGTCCCTATTGAGGTCATCCGTTTTGATGGGAAGAATTTCCAATTCTGGGCTCCGCAGATGGAATTACTCTTGAAACAATTAAAGATTGACTATGTGCTTGATGAACCATGCCCGAACCCTACactaggcaaaagtgccaaggCTGAAGACATTGCTGCAACCAAGGCTGCAGAAAGGAGATGGCTGAACGATGATTTGACATGTCAACGCAATATCTTGAGCCATTTATCTGATCCTCTGTACAACCTCTATGCAAACAGAAAAATGAGTGCTAAGGATTTATGGGAAGAGTTAAAACTGGTTTATCTGTATGAGGAATTCGGAACCAAAAGATCTCAAGTGAAAAAGTATCTTGAATTTCAGATGGTTGAGGAGAAAGCAGTTATTGAGCAAATCCGAGAATTAAATGGCATTGCAGATTCTATTGCTGCTGCTGGAATTTTTATTGATGACAACTTTCATGTTAGTGCCATCATTTCAAAGCTTCCGCCATCCTGGAAGGACTTCTGCATCAAGTTAATGCGTGAGGAGTATCTACCTTACCGGAAGTTAATGGAACGTATACAGATAGAGGAAGAATATCGCTATGGAGTAAAACGAGTGGTCGAATATTCTTACAGTATGGGAGGATATCACCAGGCCTATAAAGGTGGACATAGGAGAGCTGACTATAAGCCGGCACTCGGAATGTGTAGGAATAGGCCAGAAATTATTGCGAGGAGCGTACCCTGTACTGTATGTGGCAAGAGGGGGCATCTTTCTAAACATTGCTGGAGAAGAAATGACAGACAAACTAATGAGAGGAAATCAGAAGAGGATGTGCGTATACCTACAGAAGTTGATACTCAGGGTGCTACCCAGTAGTTGCTTGTACAAACATGCTTTTGTATTTTGAACCAGGGTATACAAAACCTGTTTATTTTTTGGGCAGGCAAGGTAGGCCTTTTTTAGGGGGTACAGGGTTTGATATATGTGTCACATAagtgtctctttttttttggtgagtATATAAGTGTCCTAATTATAGTAGttgttaataactttttttttatacacatttAGTGGCGATATCGTTCATGATTTTAATTGGCTATTTCAAGCTAATGGCTAATTGCCCGCATCGGTAAtgtccaaaattaattttgaatcacCTTTAACTGTAGCAAATTGTTTTTGTACGatagcatgttttttttttataaaaaggctAAATATTTCATTAAGACAACTAGAGTTTTGCCTCAAGCAGTGACCACGCCAAACCACCAAACCAAATACGATAGCATGTGTTTGATTGTGAAAATTGCGGTGGGCAAAATATCATTTGATTTTGGGtatgaaatttataaattactatCTCTTTTTGTGTAGTTTTCTTTTGTCAACCaaacaaaatttgtttttctcaatttacttttaaaatatcatgttcaaacaaaatttctcaaaatctaccaaaaataaattcttaaatcaattatatcaaaatcagtatttttaaatcaattttatcaaaatctaaaataaacacCTTTATAAACTTGCAACGGATGTAAATGGCGCCACAAAGCAGCTGTTCATAGGCTATGCATATCAACACTGGCATAGTTCGTAGCAGTGACTCAACTGAGCTTGCACCAATGAGTAAAATATCTGGAATGATGATACGAATATTGGAACTTGGAagtgaaaatttcaaaaaaatacttAACGGAACATATTCAGGACTTTTACTGAAAGTTGATGGTTTAAGTGAAACAAAGTTTGTGTGTGGGTGGAAGTGAAGTAGTTGTACTTTAATTTTCAGAGACCATTTTGCTGTGAAACTGAAAGCCACGCATGTTGCATCTCTATTAATCATAGAACGAGTTGGAATTGGAGGATAAGACTGAAGATCACAAGAATTTGGATGTGCTCATGTGACAAATGTTCATTTCAAGAAAGTGACAGTCCCCAGCAAGTTGCATCATTCAAATGGAGAAGCTAACTATCCATGGTTTCTCCTGATTGAAATTAAGAATCAGACATATCAACAGACCCAGACAGTAAGCAAGCATAGGCTGCATAGCTCCTTCTTTAAGTTACATCAAGAAGTTCACTATGCCATGTCTATTTATGCACAACTATCTACTTTCTTTGGGGCATATCCCTCGTGAACTTATAGACTGCAAAATTAACAGCTAATGCACACAATTGGATGTGGTTAGTTGTTGCCATGTCTTGCAAAGTAACTTTCCATAATAACTTTTCAGGCTTGCCTAGTGAAGTTTCCTTTTTCTATAATCCAATAATTGCTGCTCTCTGTTTATCTGCAGCAAGTTAAGAGGTTACCCAATTCAGCTTCCTCACCGCCTCTTCAGTTTCAATATAGTTTGGAGGTACATCAGATTCTCCCGAAAGTAGAGGAAACTTCACTTCTACATCTTTCCTACAGCCAGAGTGTTGTGAgaaatttcatttataatatggccaaaaaatatatatcaaattagTCCTCCGATTACAGTAGTATATTTAGATGAaagcaagagaaagaaaagagtgcTCTAacctataaaagaaataaatagtcACAACACAAGTTGTCAATTGAGGAGGAAAAGGAAGTCTTAAATAAAGTAGTTCTAACTGCTACTATTCGCTTGGGGATTATTCAACTGCTCATCTTTTTCTCACATTTCATGGGCATGGAAGGTGAATTGTCAAACATTTATGACATTGGCTGCAGTGATTGGGTGAGAGTCGGTTAATGTTTTGGTAGTGAAGAGTTGATGACAAAACAATTTTTCAGTTTCGATTTCTTTGGGATACATCTATAATTattgaatttgtaattttaacttttttgagGGGTGGatgtataattttgaaaattgaaagcTACCTCTAATAACCAGTAAAGTCAACTTCCCCATTGCTAGGGAAGTATTAGACTTGCCAATGCTAGAAAGACCCTCAGAATATACTCTTTCCCCAATTAACATGTACATGTTGCGAAATTTCCCCATATTGGAAAGTTGCAAAAATCGTTAGCCCTACTCAAGTATTTTCTCTACATTGCCTACTATTTTACTATAGCTTTAAGGATGCATAGGAAAAGATAGGCAATTTTAGAGCCATTCTCTGAGCATCAAAGTCGTATCACAAATGTATTTCTCaatcatttcttaaaaaaaaaaaaatggagtatACTCCTTGGATATGGGTGCGAAACTGATACTTGTGCCAATTTTGGAATATCTGAGGTCTTCATGGATTAGCATGCCTCCCAATCATACcttattttagattaaattgttatttttttaatgtattgatTTTCGAAACAACAAGCATAACATCTATGTACAAATgaactttttttctaaaaatttcccaccaaaacgTATATACTTACGAACAAATTGATCCCTAACAAATATTACCAACTGACAAACTAGTCCACAAAAATGTATATTCTCATAATGCATCGTGTTCTCACCGTTCTCCCATCATGTTCTCACCGTTCTCCCGCTACGTTCTTGCCGCATCTCTTTAGGCTGCCTTCTTGCAAGCTGCCACCAAATGGAAGCGCAACTGGCGCTGGGAAGGATGTGTGTCACGTTCACATTCTAGGTCTTGGGTGGCGGGGATGGTTACGTTCGGGTCACGTGGCAAACCTCTGTGTTCTCGCAAGTGGCCACAAGAGGAAGTGCAACCGACGTTGAGAATGGTGTGCATTGCGAAAACAAGGAGAGAGGAATGTGGTATGGTATGGTGGATGGAGTTGGCTTTGAGAAAAGGAAATGTCCACCAAAGGACTTTTTGTGGTGttctacactctttaattttaatgacaATTTAGTCTTTACATGTTATACACTTGCTTTATTGTGTAGACCAATTTGAGCCATGTAGGCTATGGCTGTTAACGGAGACAAAATGATTTTAACGTTTGAACCAAATTATCATGACATTTAACATTTGTGgactaaataagtaattttgatAGTACAAGGATGAAATTGTTAGTGAGTATAAAATACAAAGACTAAATTGatcatttatcaaaaaaaaaaaatcctctttGGTTTCATCGAAGAACTACTACTAAAATATGGAAAGTTTTTAATCCGATTGAGTAACATATTTGAGATCATgcacaatttcttttttctttcaaattacaACCCAGTTTCTTGCGATCCTTCTCCGTACCGAATCTATTTTGAAGCTCATACTTATcagaaaaaaattggaagaaaatgTGCAGATTAATTAGGGGTATTTGTCATCGAACTCAGAAAAACTAGATAAGTATGGATATAATGGCACTAGTTTTCAAATCTAAAGTATTTgatatgcattaaaaaaaattaaaaaatattttttatcttttgtttttaacCTAAAACTATCTTAATTAGGGAAAACTAGTGTAAAGTTGGTTTTAGAAATATGCTACTTTATCTGTTTACAATTACAaggtgaataaataaataaacaatcacTGGATGTTAAGGAGCAGCTTGAAATCTTAAACAAATGTTTggaaatatttaaagtaaatgattaaatagttttaattttttaaaattattttttctatattttcagtTCGATTAAGATTCatcataaacaatttttttaatatctacgTACATGTCAGTATAGAATACAGacataacttttgacatggcAAGTAAAAGTCACATATAGTTGATGAAGAGGTGCTCGGCAATTTTGACAATGATATTTTTCCTACACAACAACGCACTTTCTTCCATAGATGCATTAGAATTGAGAGAGTGAGAGATAATAACATAAGGAAATTAGTAAATGAATTGGTGGGTTGGGTTAGGTACAACTCTGATGCTACACCTTGTGCTGAGCGATAGGTCTatgaataatgaaaaatgagaaACACAAGCGAGCTGAGTTTATTTCTCGTTTAACTCATGATATAATTGGGTATGAAGTGTTGTGGATAATTTGAActctaataattttgatttttaagtcTCTCTACTAGTGGTAGGCTTGCATTAACCATTAAATTTGTACCAACTACACAACCAAAATGGATGTGACAAGCAAATATGTGGTTTTTCTTCATTACCCTATCAGGTCAATCATATGCCCATTTCCTTCCTCATATGGAATTGAGCAGTTCTTAGTTGATATTTTCTCCTTAGATGGATCCCACATATTGCTTTGGGCCTTAATGTCGATATGCATATGCACCATCAcacgcaaaaaaaaataaaagga is a genomic window containing:
- the LOC100818901 gene encoding uncharacterized protein codes for the protein MEAETRRKVEEMVLDILKKSNIKEATEFTIRVAASERLGIDLSDTASKHFVRSVVESFLLSVAANEKSKDAEKKKENEDIAAKNDDVAKKEDVVVANEEESRETEVLPKLKRDDPERVICHLSNRRNVAVKDFKGTTLVSIREFYMKDGKPLPGSKGISLSSEQWSTFKKSVPAIEEAIKKMEERIGSEPNGKQNGDVSNSVVDVAYLEPNSKQKGDASNSVVDVATLEPHGKQNGDASNSVVDVAPLEPHGKQNGDASNSVVDVAPLEPVVPIEVIRFDGKNFQFWAPQMELLLKQLKIDYVLDEPCPNPTLGKSAKAEDIAATKAAERRWLNDDLTCQRNILSHLSDPLYNLYANRKMSAKDLWEELKLVYLYEEFGTKRSQVKKYLEFQMVEEKAVIEQIRELNGIADSIAAAGIFIDDNFHVSAIISKLPPSWKDFCIKLMREEYLPYRKLMERIQIEEEYRYGVKRVVEYSYSMGGYHQAYKGGHRRADYKPALGMCRNRPEIIARSVPCTVCGKRGHLSKHCWRRNDRQTNERKSEEDVRIPTEVDTQGATQ